A window from Podospora bellae-mahoneyi strain CBS 112042 chromosome 1 map unlocalized CBS112042p_1, whole genome shotgun sequence encodes these proteins:
- a CDS encoding uncharacterized protein (BUSCO:EOG09264O3B; EggNog:ENOG503P312; COG:S), whose amino-acid sequence MREVDNANPSILNVSQLPSRNRKVTTPRQGPDSKCDNIVYSKRPWLCGSSSSEDEDLEEEYGEDPVDAQDIYDLISPISDPEHPHTLGQLSVVQLPDIHLTPPPAECRGDKLVTVTVDLTPTVNHCSLATVIGLAVRYRLEQTLPPNYRFDVRMKDGSHAQDDQVNKQLGDKERVAAALENDTLKGMLDKMLETCV is encoded by the exons ATGCGCGAAGTCGAcaacgccaacccctccatcctcaacgtCTCACAGCTTCCGAGCAGAAATCGGAAAGTGACTACACCGAGGCAGGGACCGGACTCCAAATGCGACAACATTGTCTATTCTAAGCGTCCATGGCTGTGTgggtcatcctcatcagagGATGAGGACCTCGAGGAGGAGTACGGCGAGGACCCTGTGGATGCCCAGGACATCTACG ACCTTATTTCCCCAATATCAGACCCCGAACACCCTCATACTCTGGGGCAGCTCTCGGTGGTCCAACTACCTGACATCCACCTGACTCCTCCGCCGGCTGAGTGCCGAGGAGACAAACTGGTCACGGTCACTGTTGATCTGACACCTACCGTCAACCACTGCTCTCTTGCCACTGTCATCGGTTTGGCAGTGCGGTACCGGCTGGAGCAGACCCTGCCGCCCAACTACCGCTTTGATGTGAGAATGAAGGATGGCTCTCATGCCCAGGACGACCAAGTCAACAAGCAACTGGGTGACAAAGAGAGAGTCGCCGCAGCTCTGGAAAACGACACACTGAAAGGCATGCTCGACAAGATGCTCGAGACATGCGTGTAA